In one Micromonospora polyrhachis genomic region, the following are encoded:
- a CDS encoding winged helix DNA-binding domain-containing protein, with protein MTPTRHVYDAERRARLATRHALAPQFRVGSPEAVTRAMTVLHATEPATVYLSCWARTESMTTVDVDRALYDDRSLVKQLAMRRTLFVFPRDLLPAAWSGPATRVAATERARMAKEVVAAGLVTDGNDWLDLARTEVLALLADTPEGRIAQEIRRTVPTIDVKVTVNPHDPWTAASRVLTHLGLTADVVRGTNTAGWSTSRPRWTLMRHWLGDLPDPVTATEGYREIVRRWLYLFGPGTEDDLVWWLGTTKTIARKALADLAAVPVTLDSGQIGWLLPDDLDRVPDPGPWAALLPVLDPTVMGWQERGFFLGPHRDLLFERRGNAGTTAWVNGRAVGCWVQDDTGTVNVRLVEPIAAAEQRLLDTEAQRLTTWLARFRVPTIYTSPAMRP; from the coding sequence ATGACACCGACGCGCCACGTGTACGACGCCGAGCGCCGCGCCCGGCTCGCGACCCGGCACGCGCTCGCCCCGCAGTTCCGCGTCGGGTCACCGGAGGCGGTAACCCGGGCGATGACCGTCCTGCACGCCACCGAGCCCGCCACCGTCTACCTCTCGTGCTGGGCAAGAACAGAGTCGATGACGACAGTCGATGTCGACCGGGCCCTGTACGACGACCGTAGCCTGGTCAAACAGCTCGCCATGCGGCGTACCCTGTTCGTCTTCCCCCGTGACCTGCTGCCCGCCGCCTGGTCCGGCCCCGCCACCCGGGTCGCCGCCACCGAACGCGCCCGCATGGCCAAGGAGGTCGTGGCGGCAGGGCTCGTCACCGACGGCAACGACTGGCTCGACCTCGCCCGTACCGAGGTGCTCGCCCTGCTCGCCGACACACCGGAGGGGCGGATCGCCCAGGAGATCCGCCGCACCGTACCGACGATCGACGTCAAGGTGACGGTCAACCCGCACGACCCCTGGACGGCGGCATCACGGGTGCTGACCCACCTCGGCCTCACCGCCGACGTCGTGCGCGGCACCAACACCGCCGGCTGGTCCACCTCCCGGCCCCGGTGGACCCTGATGCGCCACTGGCTCGGTGACCTGCCCGACCCGGTGACCGCCACCGAGGGATACCGCGAGATCGTGCGCCGCTGGCTGTACTTGTTCGGCCCCGGCACCGAGGACGACCTCGTCTGGTGGCTCGGTACCACCAAGACCATCGCCCGCAAAGCCCTCGCCGACCTCGCGGCGGTGCCGGTCACGCTGGACTCCGGCCAGATCGGCTGGCTGCTGCCCGACGACCTCGACCGGGTGCCGGACCCCGGACCGTGGGCGGCACTGCTGCCCGTACTCGACCCGACCGTGATGGGCTGGCAGGAGCGAGGCTTCTTTCTCGGCCCGCACCGCGACCTGCTCTTCGAGCGACGTGGCAACGCCGGCACCACCGCCTGGGTCAACGGCAGGGCCGTCGGCTGCTGGGTACAGGACGATACCGGCACCGTGAACGTACGGCTGGTGGAGCCGATCGCGGCAGCCGAGCAACGCCTGCTCGACACCGAAGCGCAACGCCTGACCACCTGGCTCGCCAGATTCCGTGTCCCCACGATCTACACATCACCAGCGATGAGACCCTGA
- a CDS encoding helix-turn-helix transcriptional regulator, whose protein sequence is MPRTSARLLSLLSLLQARRDWPGGLLAERLEVSPRTVRRDIDRLRELGYPIQTFKGPDGGYRLDAGTKMPPLMFDDDQAVAIAVALQLTAVSGTDIQEAAARALATVRQVMPSRLRHLIDLLQVTAVEAPRMRPASPADTTVLAAIGTAVHAREVLRFDYAPAGTEPDAQAPPRRVEPHHLVNWYGRWYLVAWDLDRDDWRIYRVDRINPRIPTGPRFTPRQLPTADVATFVAGRFRGNGNSSAWPCVGEVILDLPATVVATYTRDGIVEEISPDRCKLVQGSWSWTALAASLGRFDTDVEVIRPRELKDAFARLARRYAGAAA, encoded by the coding sequence ATGCCAAGAACTTCGGCGCGGCTGCTGTCGTTGCTCTCCCTGTTGCAGGCCCGCCGGGACTGGCCGGGCGGCCTCCTGGCCGAACGGCTGGAGGTCAGCCCCCGCACCGTACGACGCGACATCGACCGCCTACGCGAACTCGGTTACCCGATTCAAACGTTCAAAGGACCCGACGGCGGATACCGGCTCGATGCCGGTACCAAGATGCCACCACTGATGTTCGACGACGACCAGGCGGTCGCCATCGCCGTTGCCCTGCAGCTCACCGCCGTTTCGGGCACCGACATCCAGGAGGCCGCAGCGCGGGCGCTGGCCACCGTCCGGCAGGTCATGCCCAGCCGACTGCGTCACCTCATCGACCTGTTACAGGTCACTGCCGTCGAAGCACCCCGCATGCGGCCTGCTTCCCCGGCCGACACCACCGTGCTGGCAGCGATCGGCACGGCTGTCCACGCCCGCGAGGTGCTGCGCTTCGACTACGCACCAGCCGGCACCGAGCCGGACGCCCAAGCGCCGCCACGCCGGGTGGAGCCGCACCACCTCGTCAACTGGTACGGCCGGTGGTATCTCGTCGCCTGGGACCTCGACCGCGACGACTGGCGCATTTACCGGGTCGACCGCATCAACCCCCGCATTCCCACCGGCCCACGCTTCACCCCACGGCAGCTGCCGACCGCGGACGTGGCCACCTTCGTGGCCGGAAGGTTCCGTGGTAACGGGAACTCCTCGGCCTGGCCGTGCGTCGGCGAAGTCATCCTCGACCTCCCCGCCACGGTCGTTGCCACCTACACCCGGGACGGGATCGTCGAAGAAATCAGCCCCGACCGCTGCAAACTCGTCCAGGGCTCCTGGTCATGGACCGCTCTCGCCGCCTCACTCGGCCGGTTCGACACCGACGTCGAAGTCATTCGTCCCCGGGAGCTGAAGGACGCCTTCGCCCGACTCGCCCGCCGCTACGCTGGCGCGGCCGCATGA
- a CDS encoding VOC family protein, with the protein MSVNTVAHINLRGNARQALEFYQSVFGGNLVAVTYADAHNVQNPDEADQIMWGQVTSPEGFSIMAYDVPASRPWSQGDQSFFVSVRGTDADEISGYWKKLSEGSTVLVDLGPAGWAPLYGMVTDPFGITWVLDVAVGNHAA; encoded by the coding sequence ATGAGCGTCAACACCGTGGCTCACATCAACCTGCGCGGCAACGCGCGGCAGGCTCTGGAGTTCTACCAGTCCGTCTTCGGCGGCAACCTGGTCGCGGTCACCTACGCCGACGCCCACAACGTGCAGAACCCCGACGAGGCCGACCAGATCATGTGGGGTCAGGTCACCTCGCCGGAGGGGTTCTCGATCATGGCGTACGACGTGCCGGCGTCGCGGCCGTGGAGCCAGGGCGACCAGTCGTTCTTCGTCTCCGTCCGGGGTACGGACGCCGATGAGATCAGCGGCTACTGGAAGAAGCTCAGCGAGGGTTCGACCGTGCTGGTCGACCTCGGCCCGGCCGGCTGGGCACCGCTGTACGGCATGGTCACCGACCCGTTCGGCATCACCTGGGTCCTCGACGTGGCCGTCGGGAACCACGCGGCCTGA